In Niallia sp. FSL W8-0635, one genomic interval encodes:
- a CDS encoding DUF4349 domain-containing protein yields MKNYRVISYLFLLLIFLLTACSSSEQKNADTESSSEFEMANLDSSSVKEELSAKISKENKESDITKKAENDRMVIYNANLSLQVKDYHQVEATIQSKATELGGYVVESSIYDSGTEYINGTIIVKIPQDNFQSYIKEVEKNSIKVKEKSVSGNDVTEEFVDLESRLKAKEAVEKRLLTLMDQANKTEDLLKISNDLAIVQEEKEQILGRMKFLQNNVDYSTVTIQLQEELVKVDAIKDKESLNTWQKAKSQFVSTINGLISFLSGVVVFVIGLSPIIIPIVIVLIIWIIYRKKRKHQE; encoded by the coding sequence ATGAAGAATTATCGTGTAATCTCTTATTTGTTTCTATTACTTATATTTTTGTTAACTGCCTGTAGTAGTTCTGAACAAAAAAACGCTGACACCGAAAGCAGTTCTGAATTTGAGATGGCTAATTTAGACTCTAGTAGCGTAAAAGAGGAACTATCAGCAAAAATTAGTAAAGAGAATAAGGAAAGTGACATAACAAAAAAAGCCGAGAATGACCGGATGGTGATATACAATGCCAATCTGTCCCTACAGGTTAAAGACTATCATCAAGTCGAAGCAACGATACAAAGTAAAGCAACAGAGCTGGGCGGTTATGTAGTAGAATCATCTATTTACGATAGCGGGACTGAATATATAAATGGCACGATTATTGTGAAAATTCCACAAGATAATTTCCAATCCTATATAAAGGAAGTGGAAAAAAACAGTATAAAGGTTAAAGAGAAAAGTGTATCAGGTAATGATGTTACAGAAGAATTTGTTGATTTGGAATCTCGGTTAAAGGCAAAAGAAGCAGTGGAAAAACGGCTGTTAACCTTGATGGATCAAGCCAACAAAACCGAAGACCTTCTAAAAATTTCAAATGACCTAGCAATCGTACAAGAAGAAAAAGAACAAATTTTAGGTAGGATGAAATTTTTACAAAATAATGTAGACTATTCAACTGTAACAATCCAATTACAAGAGGAGTTAGTGAAGGTTGACGCTATTAAAGACAAAGAATCTCTAAATACATGGCAAAAAGCAAAAAGTCAATTTGTTAGTACAATTAATGGTTTGATTTCCTTTTTATCGGGAGTAGTCGTATTTGTTATTGGTTTATCACCAATAATCATCCCAATTGTGATAGTTCTAATTATTTGGATTATTTATCGAAAAAAGAGAAAGCATCAAGAATAG
- the lepB gene encoding signal peptidase I, whose product MALGCAFVFVFICRNFIFTPVKVVGQSMQPTYENHDRVIVSKIGQIKHFDTIVFHSPIEKEDYIKRVIGLPNDTIEIQDDVLYINGQKYEEPYLQQNKSELLPNQKLTENIKIKVPKGHIFVLGDNRQNSMDSRQIGCISEEAVIGKAIFRFYPGKEN is encoded by the coding sequence ATCGCTCTTGGATGCGCATTCGTTTTTGTCTTTATATGCAGGAACTTTATCTTTACTCCTGTTAAAGTAGTTGGTCAGTCCATGCAGCCTACATATGAAAATCATGACCGAGTAATCGTCTCTAAAATTGGACAAATCAAGCATTTTGATACTATTGTCTTTCATTCACCGATTGAGAAGGAAGATTATATAAAAAGAGTTATTGGCTTACCAAATGATACAATTGAAATCCAAGATGATGTTCTTTATATTAACGGTCAAAAATATGAGGAACCCTATTTACAGCAAAATAAAAGCGAATTGCTTCCTAATCAAAAATTAACAGAAAATATCAAGATTAAAGTTCCAAAGGGCCATATTTTTGTACTAGGGGATAACCGACAAAATAGCATGGATAGCAGACAAATTGGATGCATTTCAGAAGAGGCTGTTATTGGAAAGGCAATTTTCAGATTTTATCCTGGAAAGGAAAATTAA
- a CDS encoding DUF2533 family protein: protein MSVHKAITKHVEEVNSRVNYYKQLDQQRESLIEEAIFLFKAGENFSVDKINEVTEQMNELARLGVVPTRKQVSKEMVVEFVNRSK, encoded by the coding sequence ATGAGTGTACATAAAGCAATTACCAAACATGTAGAAGAAGTAAATTCTCGAGTTAATTATTATAAGCAATTAGATCAGCAACGCGAATCCTTGATTGAAGAAGCTATTTTTCTTTTTAAAGCTGGGGAGAATTTTTCTGTTGATAAAATAAATGAAGTAACGGAACAAATGAATGAGCTAGCTCGACTTGGAGTTGTTCCAACAAGAAAACAAGTTTCTAAAGAAATGGTTGTTGAATTTGTTAATCGTTCCAAATAA
- a CDS encoding DUF5658 family protein has protein sequence MMRSDCMKLLFLLLSLLNFFDGIFTFLGIKLNHISEANPLMNYLWEISPFLFLLLKVALSFFLVYLAISFSSKNIRLWVFLLSIPLMLYSSILLLHIVWITKTFS, from the coding sequence ATGATGAGGAGTGATTGTATGAAGCTTCTTTTTCTCCTGCTTAGCCTATTAAATTTTTTCGATGGTATTTTTACTTTTCTAGGAATCAAATTAAACCACATATCTGAAGCTAATCCACTGATGAATTATCTATGGGAAATTTCCCCTTTTTTATTCCTTCTACTAAAAGTAGCTCTGTCTTTTTTCCTCGTATACTTAGCTATCTCTTTTTCTAGTAAAAATATACGTTTATGGGTTTTTCTACTGTCTATTCCATTAATGTTATATTCCTCCATCCTCCTTTTACATATTGTTTGGATTACAAAAACATTTAGTTAA
- a CDS encoding tyrosine-type recombinase/integrase — translation MITKDTLFSWYEEELTLFRTEMDNKDYSKFTIENYLRDIYFFLEFITRKKEAYTDLSTVKKLQITLFMNELKTKRANASSSRNRRLTAIRSFYKCLVDYELVPKNPAIDLESAKEQKGKLPSYLEKEELKSFFDMIGRVSQKQHQRRNKVILGLMAFAGLRVMEIHSLNLSSINQNRGIHVLGKGNKTRYIPLPKKLMEELQLYIEENRIFPMKGQEDALFISRKGKRISRRRIQEITERIIDQMGKEYPDLKWKEKGISSHKLRHSFATHLVRDGRDIRTVQELLGHTNLNTTQKYTHVSDSQKEKAMDLEISDYL, via the coding sequence ATGATCACAAAGGATACATTATTTTCGTGGTACGAAGAAGAGTTAACCCTTTTTCGGACAGAAATGGATAATAAAGATTACAGTAAATTTACAATCGAAAATTATTTGCGGGATATCTATTTCTTTTTAGAATTCATAACGCGAAAGAAAGAAGCTTATACGGATTTAAGTACGGTGAAGAAATTGCAGATTACTCTCTTTATGAATGAACTAAAAACAAAACGCGCAAATGCTAGTAGTTCGAGAAATAGACGGTTAACAGCCATTCGTTCCTTTTATAAATGTTTAGTAGATTATGAGCTTGTTCCAAAAAATCCAGCGATTGATTTAGAAAGCGCGAAAGAACAAAAGGGAAAACTGCCAAGCTATTTGGAAAAAGAAGAATTAAAGTCTTTTTTTGACATGATTGGAAGGGTATCGCAAAAGCAACATCAAAGACGAAATAAAGTAATCCTCGGTCTAATGGCGTTCGCAGGCTTACGGGTAATGGAAATACATTCTCTTAATTTGTCTTCGATTAATCAAAATAGAGGAATTCACGTACTAGGAAAAGGAAATAAAACTCGTTATATTCCATTACCAAAAAAGCTCATGGAAGAACTACAATTATATATAGAAGAAAACAGGATTTTCCCAATGAAAGGGCAGGAAGATGCTCTCTTTATTTCCCGAAAAGGAAAACGAATTTCCAGGAGAAGGATTCAAGAAATTACAGAGCGGATCATTGATCAAATGGGAAAAGAATACCCAGATTTAAAATGGAAGGAAAAGGGGATATCCAGCCATAAGTTAAGACATAGTTTTGCGACACATTTAGTGAGAGATGGGCGTGATATCCGAACCGTACAAGAATTGCTAGGTCATACTAATTTAAATACAACACAAAAATACACACATGTTTCCGATTCTCAAAAGGAAAAAGCAATGGATTTAGAAATTTCAGATTACTTATAG
- a CDS encoding CoxG family protein — protein MPSKKHSIIVHANAKKVWDFVRSMNNWAPLVPGYINHQIINEKVSTWEFKIDMGLFKKKVEMEVTILEWKEPSKVTFDLVGLNEHFEGNGYFMVEVKDANYTIMTGYLEINSTGTFPNVTNSIMQPKLEEIAEELTVAVSKAIENLR, from the coding sequence ATGCCAAGTAAAAAGCATTCAATTATCGTCCATGCAAATGCAAAAAAGGTTTGGGATTTTGTTCGCTCCATGAATAATTGGGCTCCTCTAGTGCCTGGCTATATCAACCATCAAATCATAAATGAAAAAGTTTCAACATGGGAATTTAAAATTGATATGGGGCTTTTTAAGAAAAAAGTAGAAATGGAAGTTACAATATTAGAATGGAAAGAGCCATCGAAGGTAACATTTGATTTAGTAGGCCTTAATGAGCATTTTGAAGGAAATGGCTATTTTATGGTAGAAGTAAAGGATGCAAATTATACAATAATGACGGGCTATTTAGAAATCAATTCTACAGGCACTTTTCCTAATGTAACAAATAGTATCATGCAGCCTAAATTAGAGGAAATAGCCGAAGAATTGACGGTTGCCGTCAGCAAAGCAATAGAGAATTTACGATAA